The proteins below are encoded in one region of Colletotrichum lupini chromosome 5, complete sequence:
- a CDS encoding GATA zinc finger has translation MEAGGSGTRQREPLDNRHYRDGPAMATAALISPSSHYGPPSSFSSGYQHHPAPGPSIAGMISPIEPRRPSDESETPHRQSLPSLSEVISGAKPSPYPPSQGSSMSGSQSFPSPFAPGPPRSYAESTDKNSPRPPVPASTFAPRQDALPVISDPPRPPFAGRPPAPLGGFSGPQPSPPLEHEHMRDMRESDARAAENAGPYAQHSIPPPPTIYPHPQHPQHPGQLPPGQVPLPGYPVSPRHAGPPPPFPYEAQRPIAHREDPEYGPARLTNKFTQIGSATRTIFNFAEAYGKIAAEQQGAHHPLHDRLPTEQELNEMIDNVEYIRNSLDSVRQVVKESNERVRAAGKQKGYDDEDTPMYDGMNKTYGITEVKKRRGVSFVNHAVVLSEKQSADLLEQRAAPPGRCHSCNRIDTPEWRRGPDGARTLCNACGLHYAKLERKRQLEARQIRPKPSDERS, from the exons ATGGAAGCGGGCGGATCTGGTACTAGGCAAAG AGAGCCTCTCGATAATAGACATTACCGCGACGGCCCCGCCATGGCGACCGCAGCCCTTATTAGCCCGAGCTCCCATTACGGTCCTCCCTCGTCCTTCTCTTCCGGATACCAACACCACCCAGCTCCAGGACCAAGCATCGCAGGCATGATTTCGCCGATTGAACCTCGACGACCATCAGACGAGTCGGAGACTCCTCATCGACAGTCGCTCCCTTCGCTCTCAGAGGTCATCTCTGGTGCGAAGCCCAGTCCTTACCCCCCTTCTCAGGGTTCCAGCATGTCGGGCTCTCAAAGTTTCCCCTCGCCCTTTGCACCTGGACCTCCAAGGTCTTACGCCGAGTCGACGGACAAGAACTCGCCTCGACCTCCTGTTCCTGCTTCGACCTTCGCGCCGAGGCAAGATGCTCTCCCGGTCATCTCAGATCCCCCGAGACCTCCATTCGCAGGTCGACCGCCTGCGCCATTGGGCGGGTTCTCTGGACCTCAACCGAGCCCTCCTCTCGAACATGAGCATATGCGCGATATGCGCGAGAGCGACGCGCGTGCCGCCGAGAACGCTGGCCCGTACGCTCAACATTCCATTCCACCTCCGCCGACGATATATCCGCATCCTCAACATCCCCAGCATCCGGGCCAGCTTCCGCCAGGACAAGTCCCGTTGCCTGGGTATCCTGTCTCTCCGCGTCACGCTGGTCCACCTCCCCCTTTCCCCTACGAGGCCCAGCGCCCGATAGCTCACAGAGAAGACCCCGAATATGGCCCTGCGCGG CTTACCAATAAGTTCACTCAGATTGGTTCAGCAACAAGAACGATCTTTAACTTCGCCGAGGCCTATGGCAAGATTGCCGCGGAACAACAGGGCGCTCATCATCCACTGCACGATCGACTCCCCACCGAGCAAGAATTGAACGAGATGATTGACAATGTGGAGTACATCCGGAACTCCCTGGATTCGGTGCGACAGGTTGTGAAGGAAAGCAATGAACGTGTACGGGCGGCTGGAAAACAGAAGGGCTACGATGATGAAGATACCCCCATGTACGACGGTATGAACAAGACCTATGGCATCACCGAAGTCAAGAAGCGTAGGGGGGTAAGTTTTGTCAATCATGCGGTTGTTCTGTCGGAGAAACAGAGTGCTGACCTACTGGAACAGAGAGCTGCACCTCCTGGAAGATGCCATAGCTGCAACCGAATCGATACCCCGGAATGGCGCCGAGGCCCTGATGGTGCACGCACACTTTGCAACGCATGTGGACTGCATTATGCAAAACTGGAGCGGAAGCGCCAACTCGAGGCTCGACAAATCCGACCTAAGCCCTCTGATGAGAGAAGCTGA